From Microbacterium sp. LWH11-1.2, one genomic window encodes:
- a CDS encoding NADP-dependent oxidoreductase, which produces MARAIVYTEFGSPAVLHQIEVPDPVAARGEVVVRIEAAGVNPIDAKLRSRKRPSPDITEPRPVGFDGAGVVEVLGEGVDDFAVGDRVAIRDALGTYASALAIPTGKLVALPDAVTAAEGAAIGIPAGTAYQALRSLGVTDGDVLLVHAGSGAVGQAAVQFAVAWGATVIATASPARHDQLRELGAIPISYDAGLLERVREAAPAPVTVVLDCAGTDEAIETSLALVADRDRIATIVRGPDAASFGIRAFSGGSPVPLTDEELAWRAEALPKTVELLAAGDFTIELGPELPLAEAAQAHELMESGAAPGKIILVP; this is translated from the coding sequence ATGGCACGCGCGATCGTCTACACCGAGTTCGGATCCCCCGCAGTCCTTCACCAGATCGAGGTCCCCGACCCCGTCGCAGCACGCGGCGAGGTGGTCGTGCGGATCGAGGCCGCCGGTGTGAACCCGATCGACGCGAAGCTGCGCAGCCGCAAGCGCCCGTCGCCGGACATCACCGAGCCGCGGCCGGTCGGCTTCGACGGCGCAGGCGTCGTCGAGGTCCTCGGCGAAGGGGTCGACGACTTCGCGGTCGGCGACCGAGTCGCGATCCGTGATGCGCTCGGCACCTACGCCTCGGCGCTGGCGATCCCGACCGGGAAGCTCGTCGCCCTTCCGGATGCCGTGACCGCGGCCGAGGGAGCGGCGATCGGCATCCCTGCGGGCACCGCCTACCAGGCGCTGCGATCGCTCGGCGTGACCGATGGCGACGTGCTGCTCGTCCACGCCGGCTCCGGCGCCGTGGGGCAGGCCGCCGTGCAGTTCGCCGTGGCCTGGGGCGCGACGGTGATCGCCACCGCGAGCCCCGCGCGCCACGATCAGCTGCGCGAGCTCGGAGCCATCCCGATCTCCTACGACGCGGGCCTCCTGGAGCGCGTGCGAGAGGCCGCACCTGCTCCGGTCACGGTCGTCCTGGACTGCGCGGGCACCGACGAGGCGATCGAGACCTCTCTCGCCCTCGTCGCGGACCGGGACCGGATCGCGACGATCGTGCGGGGGCCGGATGCCGCGTCGTTCGGCATCCGCGCGTTCTCCGGGGGCTCCCCCGTGCCCCTGACCGACGAGGAGCTCGCCTGGCGTGCCGAGGCGCTCCCGAAGACCGTCGAGCTGCTCGCGGCCGGCGACTTCACGATCGAGCTCGGCCCGGAGCTTCCGCTCGCCGAAGCGGCGCAGGCCCATGAGCTCATGGAATCCGGCGCCGCCCCGGGCAAGATCATCCTCGTCCCCTAG
- the hrpA gene encoding ATP-dependent RNA helicase HrpA, producing the protein MSASLPLISYPPELPVSAAREEIADAIRDNQVVIVAGATGSGKTTQLPKIALELGRTRIAHTQPRRLAARTIAERVAEELQVELGTLVGYKVRFTDKVSDETRVALMTDGILLNEIHRDRLLTRYDTIIIDEAHERSLNVDFLIGYLVRILPERPDLKVIITSATIDPESFAKHFAPEGGAPAPIIEVSGRTYPVEIRYRAQTDETEEEDEVSAIVAALRELDREEPGDVLVFLPGEAEIRDAADAVRGAYAKDRSPTEVLPLYGRLSAAEQHRVFERSRVAGVRRRVILATNVAETSLTVPGIRYVIDTGTARISRYSNRSKVQQLPIEAISQASANQRSGRAGRTSDGIAIRLYAEEDFEKRPEFTEPEILRTSLASVILQMLSLGFGDITAFPFLTPPDSRGVKAAFDLLTELGAVEPSRRDDSPHLTRVGREISRMPIDPRFARMLIEAGRPSTGSGTQVVHDVLPIVSGLTIQDVRERPEERREEADRLHARFVDPTSDFLTLLNLWNHLREQQRELGSSAFRRLCRSEHLNYVRVREWFDVHRQLSTLVKDARKGSGTSQGASDPDAIHRALLSGLLSQIGILDERTAPAGKSHSPAKEPKGRRIAEYRGARGIRFSIFPGSGLRKKSPQAVMAAEIVETSRTFARTVAAIDPAWAEPLAGDLAKRQVTEPHWSKDAGAAVAFEKVTLFGVEIIPRRRVQFARIDRAASRELFVRHALVEGEWDPTRIDKRVSAFWRSNAELRKRLEKLEERERRRDILAGDEAVFRFYDERIPPEVFDVRSFEAWWREALQATPKLLVMREADLLDDEARADQSEFPTRWNQGDQVLGLAYRFEPGAADDGVSVVVPLPLLAQIEDRGFDWQVPGLRAELVTGLLRALPKAIRRHVVPAADWAEKFGAELADQGPENHGGLPPRTLKEALARLIQPLANQLVTAKDFEDQRVPAHLRMNFRAVDERGRVAGSDRDLRALQTQLSDRARSSVARSIAAPPRTSGPLRVSSDPAPKIEQTGLTAWTVGDLPEVLDTRVAGGVVRGYPAIVDQGKTVSVRVESTADAAAAATRAGVLRLVLLGVPSPSSYVQEHLTSQEKLALAASPYQTAAALIEDCRAAVARRVIDAATDGSGIVRSESEFTRVRDAVSASLVDDLFACVSLVARVLTKAREVERGIKAQNSLALLGPLNDIRTQLSGLLHPGFVSAAGVERLAHFPRYLEGMLDRLKTLTNEPGKDRARMTEFERMAKAFEDAGGTTPLAADAAPALFEVRWLLEEYRISVFAQRLGTAQAVSPQRIMKALAGNGR; encoded by the coding sequence ATGTCTGCGTCCCTCCCCCTCATCTCCTATCCCCCGGAGCTGCCCGTCAGCGCGGCCAGGGAGGAGATCGCCGACGCCATCCGCGACAACCAGGTCGTCATCGTCGCCGGCGCGACCGGATCGGGCAAGACGACGCAGCTGCCGAAGATCGCGCTCGAGCTCGGCCGCACCCGTATCGCGCACACTCAGCCGCGACGTCTGGCCGCCCGCACGATCGCCGAGCGCGTGGCGGAGGAGCTCCAGGTCGAGCTGGGCACGCTCGTCGGCTACAAGGTGCGCTTCACCGACAAGGTGTCCGACGAGACCCGCGTCGCGCTGATGACCGACGGCATCCTCCTCAACGAGATCCATCGCGATCGGCTGCTCACCCGCTACGACACGATCATCATCGACGAGGCGCACGAGCGCTCGCTCAACGTCGACTTCCTGATCGGATACCTGGTGCGCATCCTGCCCGAGCGTCCCGATCTCAAGGTGATCATCACCTCCGCGACGATCGATCCGGAGAGCTTCGCGAAGCACTTCGCCCCGGAGGGCGGCGCCCCCGCGCCGATCATCGAGGTCTCCGGCCGCACGTATCCCGTCGAGATCCGCTACCGCGCGCAGACCGACGAGACCGAGGAAGAGGACGAGGTGTCGGCGATCGTCGCGGCCCTCCGCGAACTCGACCGCGAGGAGCCCGGCGACGTGCTCGTCTTCCTGCCGGGCGAGGCCGAGATCCGGGACGCCGCGGACGCCGTGCGCGGCGCCTACGCGAAGGATCGCTCCCCGACCGAGGTCCTCCCCCTCTACGGACGCCTGTCGGCGGCCGAACAGCACCGGGTCTTCGAGCGCAGCCGCGTGGCGGGCGTGCGCCGCCGGGTGATCCTCGCCACGAACGTCGCCGAGACGAGCCTCACGGTTCCCGGCATCCGGTACGTGATCGACACCGGCACGGCCCGCATCTCGCGCTACAGCAACCGCTCCAAGGTGCAGCAGCTCCCGATCGAGGCGATCTCGCAGGCCTCGGCGAATCAGCGCTCGGGTCGCGCCGGACGGACGAGCGACGGCATCGCCATCCGCCTGTACGCGGAGGAGGACTTCGAGAAGCGTCCGGAGTTCACCGAACCCGAGATCCTGCGCACCTCGCTGGCCTCGGTCATCCTGCAGATGCTGTCGCTCGGCTTCGGCGACATCACCGCCTTCCCGTTCCTCACCCCGCCGGACTCGCGGGGCGTGAAGGCCGCCTTCGACCTGCTCACCGAGCTCGGCGCGGTGGAGCCGTCGCGGCGCGACGATTCCCCTCACCTCACGCGCGTCGGCCGCGAGATCTCCCGCATGCCGATCGACCCGCGATTCGCACGGATGCTGATCGAGGCGGGGCGCCCTTCGACAGGCTCAGGGACCCAGGTCGTGCACGACGTCCTGCCGATCGTGTCGGGTCTGACGATCCAGGACGTCAGGGAGCGCCCGGAGGAGCGACGCGAGGAGGCCGACCGCCTGCACGCGCGCTTCGTCGACCCGACGAGCGACTTCCTCACGCTCCTCAACCTCTGGAACCACCTGCGGGAGCAGCAGCGCGAGCTCGGATCGAGCGCTTTCCGCCGCCTCTGCCGCTCCGAGCACCTCAACTACGTGCGCGTGCGCGAGTGGTTCGACGTGCACCGCCAGTTGAGCACCCTGGTCAAGGACGCGAGGAAGGGCTCAGGGACCTCGCAGGGCGCTTCCGATCCGGACGCGATCCACCGCGCACTGCTGTCGGGACTGCTCTCGCAGATCGGCATCCTCGACGAGCGCACCGCACCGGCGGGCAAGTCCCACTCCCCCGCCAAGGAGCCGAAGGGGCGGCGCATCGCCGAGTACCGCGGCGCCCGCGGCATCCGCTTCTCGATCTTCCCCGGCTCCGGGCTGCGCAAGAAGAGCCCGCAGGCGGTGATGGCGGCGGAGATCGTCGAGACATCGCGCACGTTCGCGCGCACGGTGGCCGCGATCGATCCGGCGTGGGCCGAGCCCCTCGCCGGCGACCTCGCCAAGCGGCAGGTCACCGAGCCGCACTGGTCGAAGGATGCCGGTGCCGCCGTCGCCTTCGAGAAGGTCACGCTGTTCGGCGTCGAGATCATCCCCCGACGTCGCGTGCAGTTCGCGCGCATCGACCGGGCGGCGTCGCGCGAGCTCTTCGTGCGACACGCGCTCGTCGAGGGCGAATGGGATCCGACGCGCATCGACAAGCGGGTCAGTGCGTTCTGGCGCAGCAACGCCGAACTCCGCAAGCGTCTGGAGAAGCTCGAGGAGCGGGAGCGGCGCCGCGACATCCTCGCCGGCGATGAGGCCGTCTTCCGCTTCTACGACGAGCGGATCCCGCCTGAGGTGTTCGACGTGCGCTCCTTCGAGGCCTGGTGGCGCGAGGCGCTGCAGGCTACACCGAAGCTTCTGGTCATGCGCGAGGCCGATCTGCTCGACGACGAGGCCCGAGCCGATCAGAGCGAGTTCCCGACGCGCTGGAACCAGGGCGATCAGGTGCTCGGTCTCGCGTACCGGTTCGAGCCCGGAGCCGCCGACGACGGCGTGAGCGTGGTCGTGCCCCTTCCCCTGCTCGCGCAGATCGAGGACCGCGGCTTCGACTGGCAGGTGCCGGGCCTCCGCGCCGAGCTGGTCACCGGCCTCCTGCGCGCCCTGCCCAAGGCGATCCGCCGTCACGTCGTCCCCGCCGCGGACTGGGCAGAGAAGTTCGGGGCCGAGCTCGCGGACCAGGGCCCGGAGAACCACGGCGGCCTGCCGCCGCGCACGCTCAAGGAGGCGCTCGCGCGACTGATCCAGCCGCTGGCCAACCAGCTCGTCACGGCGAAGGACTTCGAGGACCAACGCGTCCCCGCACACCTGCGGATGAACTTCCGTGCCGTCGACGAACGGGGCCGGGTCGCCGGATCGGACCGCGACCTGCGCGCCCTGCAGACGCAGCTCTCCGATCGGGCCCGCAGCAGTGTCGCCCGATCGATCGCCGCCCCTCCGCGCACTTCCGGACCGCTGAGGGTATCGAGCGATCCAGCCCCGAAGATCGAGCAGACCGGCCTCACGGCCTGGACCGTCGGAGATCTCCCCGAGGTGCTCGACACGCGCGTGGCGGGCGGCGTGGTGCGCGGCTATCCGGCGATCGTCGACCAGGGCAAGACCGTGTCGGTGCGCGTCGAGTCGACGGCGGATGCCGCGGCGGCGGCGACCCGCGCCGGGGTGCTGCGACTGGTCCTGCTCGGCGTCCCCTCTCCCTCGTCCTACGTGCAGGAGCACCTCACCAGCCAGGAGAAGCTCGCGCTGGCGGCGTCGCCGTACCAGACCGCGGCCGCCCTGATCGAGGACTGCCGGGCGGCGGTCGCGCGACGGGTGATCGATGCGGCGACCGACGGCAGCGGGATCGTGCGCAGCGAGTCGGAGTTCACCCGCGTGCGCGACGCCGTCTCCGCCTCTCTCGTCGACGACCTGTTCGCCTGCGTCTCGCTGGTCGCCCGCGTCCTGACGAAGGCCAGGGAGGTCGAGCGCGGGATCAAGGCGCAGAACTCCCTCGCGCTCCTCGGGCCGCTGAACGACATCCGCACGCAGTTGTCGGGCCTGCTGCACCCGGGATTCGTCTCGGCGGCCGGCGTCGAGCGGCTCGCGCACTTCCCGCGCTATCTCGAGGGCATGCTCGACCGCCTGAAGACCCTGACGAACGAGCCGGGCAAGGACCGCGCTCGCATGACGGAGTTCGAGCGGATGGCGAAGGCCTTCGAGGACGCGGGCGGCACGACCCCCCTCGCCGCGGATGCCGCGCCCGCTCTGTTCGAGGTGCGCTGGCTCCTGGAGGAGTACCGGATCAGCGTGTTCGCGCAGCGCCTCGGCACCGCGCAGGCGGTCTCGCCGCAGCGCATCATGAAGGCACTCGCCGGCAACGGTCGTTGA
- a CDS encoding CPBP family intramembrane glutamic endopeptidase → MTTRRWAIGLPVLRVALVAAASVSVWLVARIDEVDLAFPPPPMLAVVAMLPVNVVCLLLVARLLRREGRTVRELLGYEPRRLGRDLLWGLLWLVVMYLPFVATIMLVVWLQYGSEIFVRMETIFFDPASIPALDPVTWSVIAVVGVLSFAPLNAPVEELVYRGYAQGELDRRWPTTLAILVPAALFATQHIWYAPTPAAVLAFVCAFFVWGAGSGLIYRRQRRLMPLVLAHGLVNLFFTLPVLVFVMMGLPVNGAV, encoded by the coding sequence ATGACGACACGGAGATGGGCGATCGGACTGCCGGTGCTGCGGGTCGCTCTCGTCGCGGCGGCATCCGTCTCGGTCTGGCTCGTCGCCCGGATCGATGAGGTCGACCTCGCCTTCCCGCCGCCGCCGATGCTCGCGGTCGTCGCGATGCTCCCCGTCAACGTGGTCTGCCTCCTGCTCGTCGCGCGGCTGCTGCGACGCGAGGGGCGTACCGTCCGGGAGCTCCTCGGCTATGAGCCGCGGCGCCTCGGACGCGACCTCCTCTGGGGGCTGCTGTGGCTCGTGGTGATGTATCTGCCGTTCGTCGCCACGATCATGCTCGTCGTCTGGCTGCAGTACGGCAGCGAGATCTTCGTCCGGATGGAGACGATCTTCTTCGACCCGGCAAGCATCCCGGCTCTCGATCCCGTCACCTGGAGCGTCATCGCGGTCGTCGGGGTGCTCAGCTTCGCGCCGCTGAACGCCCCGGTCGAGGAACTCGTGTATCGCGGCTACGCCCAGGGCGAGCTCGACAGGCGCTGGCCGACGACCCTCGCGATCCTCGTGCCCGCGGCGCTCTTCGCCACGCAGCACATCTGGTACGCGCCCACACCCGCAGCAGTGCTCGCGTTCGTCTGCGCCTTCTTCGTGTGGGGCGCGGGATCCGGGCTCATCTATCGGCGTCAGCGCCGGCTGATGCCCCTGGTCCTCGCGCACGGGCTGGTCAACCTGTTCTTCACCCTTCCCGTGCTCGTCTTCGTCATGATGGGCCTGCCCGTGAACGGAGCCGTCTGA
- a CDS encoding transcriptional regulator, translated as MVELDPVIHAAARLRITAALATLEPADSIAFPRLQELLDMTAGNLSTHLRKLEDAGYVTVEKTHRGRTPVTYLALTPRGRRAFEAYTEALRAVLGG; from the coding sequence GTGGTTGAGCTCGACCCGGTGATCCATGCCGCCGCGCGGCTGCGGATCACCGCGGCGCTCGCGACGCTGGAACCCGCCGACAGCATCGCGTTCCCGCGCCTGCAGGAGCTGCTCGACATGACGGCGGGCAACCTCTCCACGCATCTGCGCAAGCTGGAGGATGCCGGCTACGTCACGGTCGAGAAGACGCATCGGGGACGGACGCCGGTCACCTACCTCGCGCTCACTCCGCGGGGGAGGCGGGCGTTCGAGGCCTACACCGAGGCGCTGCGCGCCGTGCTGGGCGGGTGA
- a CDS encoding heparan-alpha-glucosaminide N-acetyltransferase domain-containing protein, with protein sequence MTTTELPPAPERARTPIALRPLRWLRGFGRPPRILGLDVARGLAILGMAGAHIGETEAFDWTDPTTWTDLVHGRSSILFAVLAGVSIALMTGRSTVPERERLPDIRLRLVGRGAVIFAIGLALEMLNTPIAVILTLYGLIYVAVIPFLRWRPWQLLLGAGVLALAGPPLLAFLAAVTLHPYGAGIGFVLYGSYPLTVWMALVLGGMALGRLHPERIRTAVIALGVGIGLAVAGYGLGAAGQALGASVALERGSGVMKSGWEGYAQALAQDDPLRAVIGALLAVDPHSGGTAEVIGSGGFALAVIALCLLLSRPLRWPLLPLGALGSMPLSAYSLHVVSIMMVAGPGGFSTSNSFWGLTAIGLLLVTTLWSMFLGRGPLERLLGRGAAAMAAIPTSPVITGHRLES encoded by the coding sequence GTGACGACGACAGAGCTGCCGCCCGCCCCGGAGCGCGCGCGAACCCCGATCGCCCTGCGCCCGCTGCGCTGGCTCCGCGGATTCGGGCGCCCGCCCCGCATCCTCGGACTCGACGTCGCACGAGGGCTCGCGATCCTCGGCATGGCCGGGGCGCACATCGGCGAGACCGAGGCGTTCGACTGGACGGACCCGACCACCTGGACGGATCTCGTGCACGGGCGCTCCTCGATCCTCTTCGCCGTCCTCGCGGGAGTCTCGATCGCGCTGATGACGGGCCGCTCGACGGTGCCGGAACGAGAGCGCCTCCCCGACATCCGTCTGCGGCTGGTCGGACGCGGTGCGGTGATCTTCGCGATCGGCCTCGCCCTCGAGATGCTGAACACCCCCATCGCGGTGATCCTCACGCTCTACGGACTGATCTACGTCGCGGTCATCCCGTTCCTGCGCTGGCGGCCGTGGCAGCTGCTGCTCGGCGCCGGGGTGCTCGCGCTCGCGGGGCCGCCCCTGCTGGCGTTCCTGGCCGCCGTCACGCTGCATCCGTACGGCGCCGGCATCGGCTTCGTGCTCTACGGGTCGTATCCCCTCACGGTCTGGATGGCGCTGGTGCTGGGCGGCATGGCGCTCGGTCGCCTGCACCCCGAGCGCATCCGCACCGCCGTGATCGCGCTCGGCGTCGGCATCGGGCTCGCCGTCGCGGGCTACGGTCTGGGAGCCGCCGGTCAGGCACTCGGCGCCTCCGTCGCCCTCGAGCGCGGCTCGGGCGTCATGAAGAGCGGTTGGGAGGGCTACGCGCAGGCGCTCGCGCAGGACGATCCGCTCCGGGCAGTCATCGGCGCGCTGCTCGCGGTCGACCCGCACAGCGGAGGGACGGCCGAGGTGATCGGCTCCGGTGGCTTCGCGCTCGCCGTCATCGCTCTCTGTCTCCTGCTCAGCCGGCCGCTGCGCTGGCCCCTGCTGCCGCTCGGAGCGCTCGGCTCCATGCCGCTGTCGGCATACAGCCTGCACGTGGTCTCGATCATGATGGTCGCGGGTCCCGGCGGCTTCTCCACGAGCAACTCGTTCTGGGGTCTGACGGCGATCGGCCTTCTGCTCGTGACGACGCTCTGGTCGATGTTCCTGGGACGCGGCCCCCTCGAGCGACTCCTGGGGCGCGGAGCGGCGGCGATGGCCGCGATTCCGACCTCGCCTGTCATCACAGGTCATAGGCTGGAATCATGA
- a CDS encoding aldo/keto reductase — protein sequence MTIPALELNDGNSIPQLGYGVFKVPPAETERAVSEALEIGYRHIDTAAIYGNEEGVGAAIAASGIARDELFVTTKLWNDRHHDEEPRAAIAESLDKLRLESVDLYLVHWPTPAKDDYVHAFEKLVELREAGLTRSIGVSNFLVPHLERVVNETGVVPAVNQIELHPAYQQRDVVAWSDEHGIRTEAWGPLGQGKYDLFGTPAVADAAAVHGVTPAQAVLRWHLQKGIIVFPKSVRAERLRENLDVFGFTLTDAEVAAIDALDPLDGSGRVGSHPDEVN from the coding sequence ATGACCATTCCTGCACTCGAACTGAACGACGGCAACTCCATCCCGCAGCTCGGCTACGGCGTCTTCAAGGTGCCGCCGGCAGAGACAGAGCGCGCGGTGAGCGAGGCGCTGGAGATCGGCTACCGCCACATCGACACCGCGGCGATCTACGGCAACGAAGAAGGCGTCGGCGCGGCGATCGCGGCATCCGGCATCGCCCGTGACGAGCTGTTCGTCACGACGAAGCTGTGGAACGACCGCCACCACGACGAGGAGCCGCGCGCGGCGATCGCCGAGAGCCTGGACAAGCTCCGGCTCGAGAGCGTCGACCTGTACCTCGTGCACTGGCCGACCCCCGCGAAGGACGACTACGTGCACGCGTTCGAGAAGCTCGTCGAGCTGCGCGAGGCGGGCCTCACCCGCAGCATCGGCGTCTCGAACTTCCTGGTGCCGCACCTCGAGCGCGTGGTGAACGAGACCGGCGTCGTGCCGGCCGTCAACCAGATCGAGCTGCACCCGGCCTACCAGCAGCGCGACGTCGTCGCGTGGTCCGACGAGCACGGCATCCGCACCGAGGCGTGGGGTCCGCTCGGCCAGGGCAAGTACGACCTGTTCGGCACGCCCGCCGTGGCCGACGCCGCCGCGGTGCATGGCGTCACGCCCGCGCAGGCGGTGCTCCGCTGGCACCTGCAGAAGGGCATCATCGTGTTCCCGAAGTCGGTGCGCGCCGAGCGCCTGCGGGAGAACCTCGACGTCTTCGGCTTCACGCTGACCGACGCGGAGGTCGCGGCCATCGACGCACTCGACCCCCTCGACGGCTCGGGTCGCGTCGGTTCGCATCCCGACGAGGTGAACTGA
- the msuE gene encoding FMN reductase, protein MTAPFRVVAVSGSLHEPSKTTALVRAITAAIAERAPIESQLIELTQIGPGLAGALRRDQLPAEVEEQLRAIETADLLIVGSPVYRASFTGLFKHLFDFVGQYDLVGKPVLLAATGGGERHALIIEHQLRPLFGFFQALTLPLGVYASDTDFDGYEITSEILQSRISLAAERALPLVGYAASRPVELLVS, encoded by the coding sequence ATGACAGCTCCGTTCCGCGTCGTCGCCGTGTCGGGTTCCCTGCACGAGCCGAGCAAGACGACCGCCCTCGTCCGCGCGATCACGGCCGCCATCGCAGAGCGCGCCCCCATCGAGTCGCAGCTCATCGAGCTGACGCAGATCGGGCCGGGCCTCGCCGGGGCTCTCCGCCGCGACCAGCTCCCTGCCGAGGTCGAGGAGCAGCTGCGCGCGATCGAGACCGCCGACCTGCTGATCGTCGGGAGCCCCGTCTACCGGGCATCGTTCACCGGGCTCTTCAAGCACCTCTTCGACTTCGTGGGGCAGTACGACCTGGTCGGCAAGCCGGTGCTGCTGGCGGCCACCGGCGGCGGTGAGCGACACGCCCTGATCATCGAGCACCAGCTGCGACCGCTGTTCGGCTTCTTCCAGGCCCTCACGCTCCCGCTCGGCGTCTACGCGAGCGACACCGACTTCGACGGCTACGAGATCACGTCCGAGATCCTGCAGTCGCGCATCTCGCTCGCGGCCGAGCGCGCGCTGCCCCTCGTGGGCTACGCGGCCTCCCGACCCGTGGAGCTTCTCGTCTCCTGA
- a CDS encoding DUF255 domain-containing protein, whose product MTNRLADTLSPYLRAHADNPVDWYPWGAEAFVEARRRDVPLLISIGYSTCHWCHVMARESFSDPAIAALMNDGFVSVKIDREEHPEVDSAYMAAASAFTQNLGWPLTVFATPRGRAFYAGTYWPPDARPPMPAFRDVLAAVREAWTLRRAQAEESADAVTEALARAAESSPADLPDDAAIARAAESVAAREDRRHGGFGGEPKFPVATTLRFLQDPLVRRQAPEAAAAVGRALAAMAGSPLRDADGGFFRYATRRDWSVPHYERMLTDNAQLLDVALAAGDDEVVRGIAAFLLGVLRRKGGGFGAAQDSESWIDGVRSEGGYYLRAVPERAALSPPAVDGKVITGWNGLAIGALARAGARLGEPSWIGASEAAAAHVLRVNRGAGGALVRASLDGGASGAVATAADLGLLAEGLFALASATGEASWAVTARGILDDALEGVGRDPLLTDNGIATAPDHTDGDLPSDAAAVAAAALTAWRLGAGDRYRDAAARTVRDLAVRALEQPFAHGSLLRVAAGLAAPPRQIVVVTNEPGGALARSAQRADADVIAVVAPAQAAAFADAGFELFEGKAATVERAYDCRAFVCRLPVSDPAAISSGR is encoded by the coding sequence ATGACCAACCGGCTCGCCGACACCCTCAGTCCGTACCTGCGCGCGCACGCCGACAATCCCGTCGACTGGTACCCCTGGGGCGCGGAGGCCTTCGTCGAGGCCCGGCGCCGCGATGTGCCGCTGCTGATCTCGATCGGCTACTCGACCTGCCATTGGTGCCACGTGATGGCCAGGGAGTCCTTCTCCGATCCCGCGATCGCCGCCCTCATGAACGACGGCTTCGTGTCGGTGAAGATCGACCGTGAGGAGCACCCGGAGGTCGACAGCGCCTACATGGCCGCGGCATCCGCCTTCACCCAGAACCTGGGTTGGCCGCTCACCGTGTTCGCCACACCGCGCGGGCGGGCGTTCTACGCCGGCACCTACTGGCCGCCGGATGCCCGCCCGCCGATGCCGGCGTTCCGCGACGTGCTCGCGGCCGTTCGGGAGGCGTGGACCCTGCGGCGTGCGCAGGCTGAGGAGTCTGCGGATGCGGTGACCGAGGCGCTGGCGCGCGCCGCCGAATCCTCGCCCGCCGATCTGCCCGACGACGCCGCGATCGCCCGCGCGGCCGAATCCGTCGCCGCCCGCGAGGATCGCCGGCACGGCGGGTTCGGCGGGGAGCCGAAGTTCCCGGTCGCCACGACGCTCCGGTTCCTGCAGGATCCGCTCGTGCGTCGGCAGGCGCCCGAGGCCGCCGCCGCCGTGGGAAGGGCCCTCGCCGCGATGGCCGGCTCCCCGCTGCGCGACGCCGACGGCGGCTTCTTCCGCTATGCCACCCGGCGCGACTGGTCGGTGCCGCATTACGAGCGGATGCTGACCGACAACGCGCAGCTGCTCGATGTCGCGCTCGCCGCGGGCGATGACGAGGTGGTCCGGGGCATCGCGGCCTTCCTGCTCGGAGTGCTCCGCCGCAAGGGCGGCGGCTTCGGTGCGGCGCAGGACTCGGAGTCCTGGATCGACGGCGTGCGCAGCGAGGGCGGGTACTACCTGCGTGCGGTTCCCGAGCGCGCGGCGCTGTCGCCTCCCGCCGTCGACGGCAAGGTCATCACGGGCTGGAACGGTCTCGCGATCGGAGCACTCGCCCGCGCCGGCGCGCGTCTCGGCGAGCCGTCGTGGATCGGCGCGTCCGAGGCCGCCGCCGCTCACGTCCTCCGGGTCAACCGCGGCGCCGGAGGCGCTCTCGTGCGCGCCTCGCTCGACGGGGGAGCCTCGGGCGCGGTCGCGACGGCTGCCGATCTCGGGCTCCTCGCCGAGGGGCTGTTCGCCCTCGCCTCAGCGACCGGGGAGGCGTCCTGGGCGGTTACGGCGCGCGGCATCCTCGACGACGCGCTGGAGGGCGTGGGGCGAGATCCGCTGCTGACGGACAACGGCATCGCGACGGCGCCGGATCACACGGACGGCGATCTCCCCTCCGACGCTGCGGCGGTCGCGGCCGCGGCACTGACCGCCTGGCGACTGGGCGCGGGGGATCGGTACCGCGACGCGGCCGCTCGGACCGTGCGGGACCTCGCGGTCCGGGCGCTCGAGCAGCCGTTCGCGCACGGCAGCCTCCTGCGGGTGGCGGCGGGGCTCGCCGCACCCCCTCGTCAGATCGTGGTCGTGACGAACGAGCCCGGCGGCGCGCTGGCCCGGTCCGCGCAGCGGGCCGATGCCGACGTGATCGCCGTGGTCGCCCCCGCCCAGGCGGCGGCGTTCGCGGATGCCGGGTTCGAGCTCTTCGAGGGCAAGGCGGCGACGGTGGAGCGCGCCTACGACTGCCGCGCGTTCGTGTGCCGGTTGCCGGTGTCGGATCCGGCCGCGATCTCGTCGGGTCGCTGA